Proteins encoded together in one Riemerella anatipestifer window:
- a CDS encoding alpha-ketoacid dehydrogenase subunit alpha/beta, whose product MSTTYIESQKVSFEDFKNSILNDYKLGRISREMSYLGRREVLTGKAKFGIFGDGKELPQLAMARVFRNGDFRSGYYRDQTFALAIQAVSVESFFAQLYADTSVEREPASAGRQMNGHYATRSLNEDGSWKNLTEQKNISSDISPTAGQMPRLLGLAQASKIYKEIQFEGSEKFSRNGNEVAFGTIGDASTAEGYFWETLNAACALQVPMIVSIWDDGYGISVPTHNQRAKEDITEMLSGFQRKEGKVEGCEIITVKAWDYPALLDAYARAEDFARNQSVPVVVHVKEVTQPQGHSTSGSHERYKSEERLNWEAEYDGLKQFREWILNYSIEIDGQTEILATAEELDALDKEAKKEVKEGQKRAWEAYQNAIKSVKEKGLSAVEKLKAQNTQVESLLQDFGKIISVGKREVFHLMRKALWLTRGQVSAERKDLEKTYQELLLQEQDHYSSHLYSQSQWKATNVKEVKPVYSDNSEEVDGRVVVRNNFDKIFEKYPQTLVFGEDTGNIGDVNQGLEGMQEKYGATRVADTGIREATILGQGIGMAMRGLRPIAEIQYLDYILYCLQGMSDDLATVQYRTKGGQKAPVIIRTRGHRLEGIWHSGSPMAGILNLSKGILVLVPRNLTKAAGFYNTMLQSDEPAVIVECLNGYRLKEKQPDNLGEFTVPVGKIEVTKEGADVTLVTYGSTWRVVMEAAKELEQLGISAEVIDVQSLIPFDLEHEIAKSLQKTNRLVVIDEDVEGGTSAFILQQILEKQKAFRYLDSDPVTITAKNHRPAYASDGDYFSKPSVDDIVEEVYAVFHETNPSKFPKI is encoded by the coding sequence ATGAGTACAACTTACATAGAGTCTCAAAAAGTATCTTTTGAGGATTTTAAAAATAGTATTTTAAACGATTATAAACTAGGGAGAATTTCCCGAGAGATGTCCTATCTAGGTAGGAGAGAGGTGCTTACAGGAAAAGCAAAATTTGGTATCTTCGGTGATGGTAAAGAGTTGCCACAGTTGGCGATGGCAAGGGTATTTAGAAATGGCGATTTTAGGTCGGGGTATTACAGAGACCAAACTTTTGCCTTAGCGATACAAGCCGTAAGTGTAGAGAGTTTTTTCGCACAGCTTTATGCAGATACAAGTGTAGAAAGAGAGCCCGCATCGGCAGGAAGACAAATGAACGGACATTACGCCACTAGAAGCCTTAACGAAGATGGCAGTTGGAAAAATTTAACAGAACAAAAAAATATCTCCTCCGATATATCACCTACGGCGGGGCAGATGCCTAGACTTTTAGGTTTAGCACAAGCCTCTAAAATTTATAAAGAAATCCAGTTTGAAGGTTCAGAAAAATTCTCTCGCAATGGTAACGAAGTAGCTTTCGGGACGATAGGAGATGCTTCCACTGCGGAAGGTTATTTTTGGGAAACTCTCAATGCTGCGTGTGCCTTGCAAGTTCCTATGATTGTAAGTATTTGGGACGATGGGTATGGTATTTCTGTGCCTACGCACAACCAAAGAGCCAAAGAAGATATTACCGAAATGCTATCAGGCTTCCAAAGAAAAGAAGGTAAAGTTGAAGGTTGCGAAATCATTACCGTAAAGGCGTGGGATTATCCAGCCTTGTTAGACGCTTACGCTAGAGCAGAAGATTTTGCAAGGAATCAAAGTGTTCCTGTGGTAGTTCACGTTAAAGAAGTTACGCAGCCGCAGGGACACTCTACATCGGGTTCTCACGAAAGATACAAATCAGAAGAGCGATTGAATTGGGAAGCAGAGTACGATGGTCTTAAACAGTTTAGAGAATGGATACTCAATTATAGCATAGAAATAGACGGACAAACGGAAATCCTTGCCACGGCAGAAGAGTTAGATGCTTTAGATAAAGAAGCAAAGAAGGAGGTTAAGGAAGGGCAAAAAAGAGCGTGGGAAGCCTACCAAAATGCTATTAAATCTGTTAAAGAAAAAGGGCTGTCAGCGGTAGAAAAACTTAAAGCTCAAAATACTCAAGTAGAGTCTTTATTGCAAGATTTCGGTAAAATCATATCGGTTGGAAAGAGAGAAGTGTTCCATCTGATGAGAAAAGCACTATGGCTTACAAGAGGGCAAGTCTCTGCGGAAAGAAAAGATTTAGAAAAGACTTATCAAGAACTTTTATTGCAGGAGCAAGACCATTATTCATCTCATCTTTACTCTCAATCTCAATGGAAGGCAACTAATGTAAAAGAAGTAAAGCCTGTTTATAGTGATAATTCCGAAGAAGTGGACGGAAGGGTAGTGGTAAGAAACAACTTTGATAAAATATTTGAAAAATATCCACAAACCTTAGTCTTTGGAGAAGACACGGGGAACATAGGTGATGTAAACCAAGGTTTGGAAGGAATGCAAGAGAAGTATGGAGCTACGAGAGTGGCAGATACAGGGATTAGAGAAGCTACTATTTTAGGTCAAGGGATTGGTATGGCGATGAGAGGGCTTCGTCCAATTGCAGAGATTCAATATTTAGACTATATTCTCTACTGTTTGCAAGGTATGAGTGATGATTTGGCAACAGTGCAATACAGAACTAAAGGGGGACAAAAAGCTCCAGTAATTATAAGAACTAGAGGGCATAGATTAGAAGGAATTTGGCATTCAGGCTCTCCTATGGCGGGGATACTTAACTTGTCCAAAGGAATTTTGGTATTAGTTCCTAGAAACTTAACTAAAGCAGCAGGGTTTTACAACACGATGTTACAAAGTGATGAACCTGCGGTAATTGTGGAGTGTCTTAATGGTTATCGTTTAAAAGAAAAACAACCAGACAACTTAGGCGAGTTTACCGTGCCTGTGGGTAAAATAGAGGTAACTAAAGAAGGGGCAGATGTTACCCTTGTTACTTATGGTTCTACTTGGCGTGTGGTGATGGAGGCAGCTAAAGAACTAGAACAGTTAGGCATTTCAGCGGAAGTGATAGATGTTCAGTCATTAATTCCGTTTGACTTAGAGCACGAAATTGCAAAAAGTCTTCAGAAAACCAATCGTTTGGTGGTGATAGATGAAGATGTGGAAGGAGGAACTTCTGCCTTTATTCTTCAGCAAATTTTAGAAAAACAAAAAGCCTTTAGATATTTGGATAGCGACCCAGTAACCATTACGGCTAAAAACCACAGACCAGCTTATGCTAGTGATGGAGATTACTTTAGTAAACCTTCTGTGGATGATATAGTGGAGGAAGTTTATGCGGTGTTTCACGAAACCAATCCAAGTAAATTCCCTAAAATATAA